In Corynebacterium ulcerans, one genomic interval encodes:
- a CDS encoding PH domain-containing protein has translation MSEKSSADSPADPTKSSGAQSPKTKVVFSQERTHILAAGIMAAMLLLIIGAAPLYLFWLLAFPVLFIIWVLRTKTIVDDSGITAKYFLQAPAHAAWEDIQGIEFKGSRAILKTTHKAFPLPAITFNSLPRLEEASAGRIPDVLSQGKKAADDKVVIVHRDGYQEMLTKEEFERREAAKNRDES, from the coding sequence ATGAGCGAAAAATCTTCAGCTGACTCCCCTGCCGATCCCACTAAATCCTCCGGTGCGCAATCGCCAAAAACAAAAGTTGTTTTCTCCCAAGAGCGCACCCATATCTTGGCGGCTGGCATTATGGCTGCAATGCTCCTCCTTATCATCGGCGCAGCACCGCTCTATTTGTTCTGGCTATTAGCCTTCCCCGTACTCTTTATTATCTGGGTACTCAGGACGAAGACCATAGTCGATGATTCGGGCATTACGGCTAAGTACTTTCTCCAGGCTCCCGCTCATGCGGCTTGGGAAGACATTCAGGGGATCGAGTTCAAAGGGTCCCGAGCCATACTCAAGACCACACATAAGGCCTTCCCGCTACCTGCGATTACGTTCAATTCGCTCCCCCGGTTAGAGGAAGCATCTGCGGGACGTATTCCTGATGTCTTATCCCAAGGCAAGAAGGCCGCAGACGATAAGGTCGTTATCGTGCATCGTGACGGCTACCAAGAAATGCTCACAAAAGAAGAGTTTGAACGACGCGAGGCTGCAAAAAATCGCGACGAGTCCTAG
- a CDS encoding mechanosensitive ion channel family protein, which translates to MRTQFLLHQTWDWFIDTGLNLLILAFLAFLVPRLGRLAMRIVEKKVIDEHEDESKAHLAFAGVMIYIAQMIAYFVIFVFVLQQIGFTLAGAAIPATAASAAIGLGAQSIIADFLAGFFILSEKHYGVGDWVRFEGGATTIEGTVIQITMRATRIRTLAEETVIIPNSKAGVSINNSNYWSSAVVTMPIPLLGSDSIEEAIERSTHATQRALRRSDIAPEVLGELSVHPSVAVHQPSTVGQPWTVDMRFVCQVNPGSQWLVERAIRTSIIDEFWQEYGTAPTLTGSRADTLETSSPSDIADSLFRPAIIANTDTPRTVASTSSTDEISRPLTSAENSETTKVFPGASPIAPAEKPRTTELPDAQSPNRGDHAQEDPAIVETGLMDAAISTNEQQNSTDQGIHDKDAQSPRASSDSSTTTWRRILTVGGRTRVSTTMLVIGFALIVLLKGFTLEPDDAYQNSRSVAPPSPQPTTPVAPPAPPTTPAPKTTETSVPQTSSQQTSSETPPPAPHGSSGSSGGVSEEPASPTSPQDLPPDSTGPAPGADPQAEGGTTDAGTHNSHVVTP; encoded by the coding sequence ATGCGAACTCAATTCCTCTTGCACCAAACGTGGGACTGGTTCATCGACACGGGCCTTAACCTCCTGATCTTGGCCTTCCTGGCCTTTCTTGTGCCTCGCCTTGGGCGTTTAGCCATGCGCATCGTGGAAAAGAAGGTCATAGACGAGCATGAGGATGAGTCGAAGGCACATCTTGCTTTCGCCGGCGTGATGATCTACATCGCGCAGATGATCGCCTACTTTGTGATCTTTGTTTTTGTTTTGCAACAAATCGGCTTTACGCTCGCCGGTGCCGCCATCCCTGCCACAGCAGCCTCTGCCGCAATCGGTTTAGGCGCACAATCCATCATCGCCGATTTCCTTGCAGGCTTCTTTATCCTGAGTGAGAAGCACTACGGCGTGGGCGACTGGGTTCGATTTGAAGGCGGAGCCACCACAATTGAAGGCACGGTCATCCAGATCACGATGCGTGCAACGAGGATCAGAACGCTCGCAGAGGAAACCGTCATCATCCCCAACTCTAAAGCCGGGGTATCCATCAATAACTCAAATTATTGGTCGAGCGCAGTGGTTACCATGCCTATCCCCCTCCTCGGTTCGGATTCAATCGAAGAAGCCATAGAACGTTCAACGCACGCTACCCAACGGGCTTTACGCCGCAGTGACATTGCACCAGAAGTACTCGGCGAACTCAGCGTGCACCCCTCTGTTGCTGTGCATCAACCCAGCACAGTAGGCCAGCCTTGGACAGTAGATATGCGCTTTGTATGCCAGGTCAATCCAGGATCTCAGTGGCTTGTGGAACGCGCGATTCGTACCTCCATCATTGATGAATTCTGGCAAGAATATGGCACTGCACCTACTCTTACAGGCTCCCGGGCAGACACACTTGAGACTTCCTCGCCTTCAGATATCGCCGATTCACTCTTCCGTCCAGCAATAATCGCCAACACGGACACCCCGAGGACGGTTGCGTCGACTAGCTCCACAGACGAGATCTCCCGGCCCCTGACTAGCGCAGAAAACTCCGAGACTACCAAGGTTTTCCCAGGTGCTTCCCCTATCGCACCCGCAGAAAAGCCACGCACCACGGAGCTTCCCGACGCCCAATCACCGAACCGCGGCGATCATGCACAAGAAGATCCTGCGATTGTAGAAACCGGACTCATGGATGCCGCCATTTCTACTAACGAGCAGCAAAATTCCACCGATCAAGGAATCCACGATAAAGACGCACAATCACCAAGAGCCTCATCCGATTCTTCCACGACAACGTGGCGTCGAATTCTCACAGTCGGGGGCCGTACCCGAGTCTCCACAACTATGCTTGTTATCGGTTTTGCGCTCATAGTTTTACTCAAGGGCTTCACGCTAGAGCCTGACGACGCTTATCAGAATTCCCGTAGTGTGGCCCCACCATCACCACAGCCCACAACCCCCGTTGCGCCACCAGCGCCTCCAACCACCCCCGCGCCAAAGACAACTGAGACATCAGTACCTCAGACCTCAAGCCAACAAACTTCTTCAGAAACCCCACCCCCTGCTCCACACGGTAGCTCGGGCTCAAGTGGAGGTGTTTCAGAAGAACCAGCAAGCCCCACAAGTCCACAGGATCTTCCGCCAGACTCAACAGGCCCTGCCCCAGGGGCAGATCCGCAGGCAGAAGGCGGCACAACCGATGCGGGTACACATAATTCGCACGTAGTCACGCCTTAA